DNA sequence from the Prochlorothrix hollandica PCC 9006 = CALU 1027 genome:
GACGTTAGCTTACGGAACTTGCCAGATGCGATCGTGATACTGGGCCGGTTCTGCATAGGGATCCACCATGGCCTCACCGTGGTTATGGCCGTGACCGTGCCCATCACCGTGATTGTGACCGTGATCGTGACCGTGCCCATGACTGTGATCGTGACCGTGCCCGTGACCATGGCCGTGACCATGGCCGTGATCCTGGTGGGATGCAGATCCATCCCCTAAGGCCGCAAGGCGAAACTTGCACAGTTCACAATTCATCTGCACCTGGCCTAACTGGGTTTCCAGTTCCCGTTGCCGCAGAATTTCAAAGAGGCGAGGATTGAGACCCATCTCCGGTAAACACACGATGTCTGTGGCCGGAAACTGGGCTTGTTGCTGGGCAGTGATGTCAAAGATTTTCTTAACCAAAACCCCCGTAAAGAGGAAGTAGGGCAAAACAATGATGCGTTTGGGCTGGTAGAACCGTGCCCGTCGGAACCCTTCTTCGAGACGGGGGTGGGTAATGCCAATGAAACAGACTTCCACGGTGTCGTAGCCGCTGCCCTCCCAGACGATGCGGGCTAACTTGGAGACATCGCTGTTGGCATCGGGATCGCTGGAGCCACGGCCCACAAACAGCAACACCGTTTCGGCCCGTGCAATGCCCTGGGGGTTCCACTGGGGCTGATCCAGTTCCTGGAGGCGATCGCGCCAGAGATCCAAAATGCTGGGGGTAATGCCAAAATGGCGACCGTAGTGGAAGGTGATCTGGGGGTGACGTTGCCGTGCCCGATCCAGCTCGTTGGTCACGTCAAATTTATTGTGCCGCGCCGCAAACAACAGAATCGGCAACACCGATAGATCCGTATAACCCTGCTCCACACAGCGATCGACCCCATCCTGAATGCTGGGTTCGGTCAGTTCCAGGAAACAGGGAATCACGGGACGGGAGCGATCGAGGGCTTGGTAGGCGGTTCCTAGGTCTAATAAGGCTTGCCGTCCATCCAGATCGCGGCTGCCATGGCCCACTAACAGCAAGGGACGATCCTGAACCAGGGGTTCCAGAACCGGCGGCACCTGTTGGGCTTCCTGCTGCAAAAAGAGATAGGGATTTAGCGTCTGTCTCAAAACCGTTTACCTTCTACACCGTTGCAAAATAACTTGAAAATGCCTAGCCATCTTAAAGCAATCCGCTGGTTCTTGCTGGATGGCTGGGATCCCCTAACCATAGAAAAAGGCCGTCCGCTCTGGCGAACAGCCTTTGATACTTAACTAAGCACTGTAATTATTCAGGGGTCAACAGGAGAATGAGGGTTTCAGGCTCTAGACAACAGACCTTAGGCGACTTGAGAGAGTCCATTTCACTGGGGTGGGTTCACCGATTTTGGTAGGGGCAATCCCCCCGTGGTTGCCCCGGTTGTGGGTCGCGAAGAGGGTCGGCACGGGGGCGCGACCCCTACCCGAGGTCGAGGGTTCCCCAGTAAACTGAACCCCTTTGAGATGGTTCTGATCGGCGATCTTGGGGTTGAAACCCTACTCACTTCGTCCCCCCCTGAATAGTTACCTAAGCACTTAACTAGGCGCTACTTAGGCGCTACTTAGATGCTGAGGAGAATGGGGAAAGCAGTTTAGGGCACAGTTCCAACCACCACCACTATCACCATCTCTTGAGCAATTTCTGATCCAAGCAATCTCAGGTTGTCCCTTGGGTCTAAGGCAACCTCCGAACCGGTCTGTATCTACTGGGCAGCTTGGCGGCGCTTGAGTTGGGAAGCCATGAACAGGGAACCCCCCAACATCAGCAGGGTGCCGCCGGGTTCGGGAACAGCGGTGGCAGCACTTTCAAAGGCCACCCCATTTTGCCCAGCAGCATAACCAAGGGGGGTGGGAGCATTTGTGTCTACGCTGAGGCGCACCGCATCAAAGGTTCCACCGGAAAAGCTCAGGAGGGCATCCTTGGCATAGTCCCCAGCGTTATTGGGGGTTTGTTCCCAGCCTAGGGCATCGGCCAAGCTAAACCCAGTGATGGTGCCGACCACAGAGCCAGTGCTCAGGAATTCAACAACGTTGTGGGTATCGACGGAACCCCAATAGAAGCTAAAAGCATTGGATAAACCCGAAATGTTGATGGCCGTGTTGGCAGTTCCACCGGGCTTCTTGTTGGCGCTGGTGATGTTGTAGCTAGACACCAAATCTTCAAAGCCACTATTAGACCCAGGCTTGAGAGCATTGGTGCCGTAAGCATTTTTTGTGCCCACTGCACCGCCGGAGACGGTGTACCCTGCGGTTGCGAAGTCAGTACAGCCGGCTGCGGGGCAGCTATTGCCCAGGTAGGTGCCCTGGATACCACCACTACCGCTGACCGTAAAGGCTTCAGCGCTGGGGGCGAAGGCCAAGGCAGCAGCAGCGGCAGAAACGGCGAGGGTGGTTTTGGTGAAAACGTTTAGAGCTTCCATAGTGCTGAAGTATCCGGTGTGGGTGTGGGCGTTAGAGGTCTAAGTCTGGGTGGGTTAGCACCCGATTTAGAATTTTCAATAAGGTGACAGCTTGGGGGGGTGTTAATCCTGAACCGAACTGCAACCGATTTCAGTGTACGGTAGGGAACTACCCTATGAACTACCCTATCAAGACCTCGTAGTCTTGGGGAGGTGCTTCCCTGACCTCCCTCGTAGTATTACGGACCAACCCTGGACTTGACAACCCCAAATCCCCAACTTCATTGAATCTTTAAATAACTGACCCCTTGGATCCCCCTTTATACAGGAGACAATACAGCAGACATAAATTTAGCTGGGGGTTAACGGTATCCCAGCTTACAAAACCCTGGAATACAGCAACTCTAAATGAGTTGTAGGCATCTCGATGGCTGAAACCCTTGGTGTGGTGTGCCCCCTCCGGGGGCACACCACACGACCCATTTAGGACTGCTGTAGTGGCGATGGCATCGTTGGAACTAGGATCGTCCCTCCATGGGTTAACGGCTGATAGGTTGACCGATCGACCATGGGGAGAAACCCGGTTCCAAGGGCTACCGTTTTCAGGGCTACCCTGGATCTGTAATTCCACGGATCTGGGGTCCGTCTTTGATCCGTAGGGTTTCCCTTCCCCTTACTCTGAACCCATGGGGAGTCTGTCTCGGTTGCAGATTGGGGGATCAAGCGACTGGGAGCGGCGGTGATGGCAGGCACGAAACCAAATGGCTTCCCTTGCGTCAACGGGGGTTGGGCTGTCCGTCATGCTTAGACCCTGCGAAGACCCTCACCCTCAATCCCAATCAGTCGCCCATGGCGTTACTGAAGGTCTAACTCCGTCCCGGCGATAACGCTGCTCTGTTTCCCCCACCCGCCTCAGGTTTACCCCCTCTTTCCCTAGCCCTGCCTACTGTGATCAACCTCAGAACCCCTTACTGGTTTGCTGCCCTGCTGAGTTTCACCCTGAGTGGTGGTCTGCTCGGTGGATCGGTCGGGTCAGGCTATGGGGGGCTTGCCCCTAGTCTGGCCGGTTCTCTGCCCCCTGCTGCCGATCGCCCCCTGGCCCAAGCCCCCCCCAACGCTGGCTCTGCTTGGCTCGATCGCGGCATCCAACACATCACCCAAGGACAACTGGAACCGGCGATCGCTGCCTTTCAGCAGGCCATTGCCCTGGATCCCAGCCTGACCCCGGCCCACTACAACCTGGGGCTGGCCTATCGCCAAACGGGCCAGTTACAGCCTGCTATTAATGCTTTTTATCAAGCTACGCTGACCGATCCCACCTTTGCCCTGGCCTCTTCCAACCTAGGGGCGGCTTTGTTGGAAGGGGGCAATTTGGAGCAAGCTGCCTATTTTTTGCAAAAAGCCATTGGTCTGGAACCGAATCTTGCCATTGCCCACTACAACCTGGGTCTGGTGCAACAGCAGCAGGGGCAATGGCCCGGTGCCATTCGATCGCTGCAACAGGCGATCCGCCTCAGTCCCAAAGCTCCGGAACCCTTCTATCAGTTGGGCTTGAGTTATCAGCAGCAGGGGCAGACCCTGGAGGCTCTCCGGGCCTTCCAACAGGCGATCGCCCTCAACCCCGCCTATGCGGAAGCCTTCTATGGGGTGGGTTCTATCTATTATCAACAGGGCAACTTACCGGAAGCTCTCTCGGCTTTTCTGCGATCGACCCAACTTGATCCCACCTATGCCCATGCCTACGCTGGGGGGGGCTTGGTCTTTATGGCCCAGGGGCGCTATGGCGATGCGGTGACTCTCTTTCAGTACGCCCAGGATCTCTATCAACAACAGGGCCATAGCACCTGGGAGACCTGGGCGCGGCAACAGGGCCAACAGGCGCGATCGTTGGCTCAGCAGGGCTAGGGGACACCAGGGAGGCGGTGCTCTGCGCCTCAGATCCGCCCCCTGATCCACGGGTTCGGGAAAAATCCCTGGGCTATCCCCGCGCCTAAGGGTGCAGGGAATGTCACCATAGCTAAGGGGAATTCTGCCCCCTTGAGGCAAGCCCTATCCGATCACACCCCTATCCGATCACACAGAGGTTATTCATGGAACGCACCTTTATTGCCATTAAGCCCGATGGAGTTCAGCGCAAGTTGGTGGCGGAAGTTATCCGCCGCTTTGAGACCAAGGGGTTTACCCTGGTGGGGCTGAAGCTGATGCAGGTGAGCCGGGAGTTGGCAGAGCAGCATTATGATGTTCACCGCGAAAAGCCTTTTTTTGCGGGCTTGGTAGACTTTATTATCTCAGCGCCCCTGGTGGCAATGGTTTGGGAAGGAGAGGGCGTTGTTGCGTCTGCCCGCACCATTATTGGGGCGACCAACCCCCTCACCGCTGCACCGGGCACGATTCGGGGGGATTTGGGGGTCAGCATTGGCCGCAACCTGATCCACGGTTCCGATGCGGTGGAAACGGCCCAGCGGGAAATTGCCCTCTGGTTTAAGGAGGAGGAACTGGTGTCCTGGTCGCCCAGCCTCACTGACTGGCTGTACGAGTAATTTTCCATCTGGTCGTCACAGATTTTTCCCTGGTAGGGTTTTTGCCTCTGTGCCGACCCGGCTTACCGCTTAAAGCGGAACAAGATTAACCAGACAGTGGGGCGCGGAGCGCCCCACTGTCCCGTCTTAAGTTGATACCCGCCGACTCTCCCCCTTGTGTTTGATGTAGGGGTCGTGCCTCTGTGCCGACCCTTTTCTGTGCCGACCCTTTTCTGTGCCGACCCTCCTCTGTGCCGACCCTGTTTGACCGTCTCTTTTGCCCCTGGACTATCCGTTTACTGGGCGAAAACCCCAATGCCGTAATAGCAGGGTTCATTGCTACAACTGAACATCTGCACATTTAAGGTGAACCGACTGGTCTTAGCGGGGGTCACTTCGACGATCGGAAAATCATCACCTGCATAGTCCGAATCAATGGAGTGACCCTTGGCATTGAACAGTTCCAAATCTAGATCGCTACAGTCTTCATCACACACCCCCACCAGGGTATAGCTCACCCCTTTGTAGAGGGTAACGGAAAGACTATCGGTAGTGCCTGCTCCGGTACTATCGATAAAGGGATCGTAAACCATGTCATACCCCGACAAACCCACAGCCGAAGCAGCGAAGTTAAGTTGGGCAGTTACTTGCTCTTCATAGTATTCCTGGGCCATAGCAGACCCACTACCAACGGCTACCCAGGTGGTGGCCAGGGTTGCCAGACCCAAGGCTAGGCTAGGGTAACGGTTAGAAGGCTTGACGTTAAAACTAGTCATGGCACAAATTCCCACAGCAACAACGATAACAACGGTTTACGGCTAACCCCAAGATCCGGTGCAGGACTCCGGCGCAGGACTCTGGTTGATTCCACAGACCTGCCCAGACCCCCGATCGCACTACGGTAGTGGGAGTAGAGTCAAGGGTACGCTAAGGTCACTCAATCCCTGCGATCGCATCTACACCAGTGTAATAACGCAGGATTATGGGGTAAACCGCTGGATAATTAACAAGGTTCGGCACCGAGAGTTCAGTTCGGCACCATCGCGCTACACCCATCTGTCTAGGGTCAGTCTAGGGTCAGTCTAAGCACTTCTGGGAACCTGAGCAGTGACCTCGCGCCGTGGAGCGTCCTAGGGTGTCGCAGAAGCTACCGTAACGCAGAAGCTAGGGTGTCGCAGAGGCTTTAACGCGACTGACTTAGCGTGACAGACTTAAGGCGACTGACTTAACGTGATTACACCGATCGACAAAACCCAGGGCCAACCTCGATCGGGGAACCACCAACCCCAGGCCAGAGCAGTCTAGGGGACATGAAGTTTAAGGGAGAGTCTAGAAAATCATCTTAAAATAGAGGCAAAAGCAGAGGCAAAAGCCTAATTTTATGAGAGTTCACTAGGGTTGATCCCCAAGGAAGTCTTGATGGCCGCCCTGATAGCTCCCCTCTATAGGGTACGAGAATGGCGGGGGGAATTGGCGGAATTGCAAGAAATATCAATATATCCAAATTATCCCATTACCCTCTCCA
Encoded proteins:
- a CDS encoding sirohydrochlorin chelatase, which codes for MQQEAQQVPPVLEPLVQDRPLLLVGHGSRDLDGRQALLDLGTAYQALDRSRPVIPCFLELTEPSIQDGVDRCVEQGYTDLSVLPILLFAARHNKFDVTNELDRARQRHPQITFHYGRHFGITPSILDLWRDRLQELDQPQWNPQGIARAETVLLFVGRGSSDPDANSDVSKLARIVWEGSGYDTVEVCFIGITHPRLEEGFRRARFYQPKRIIVLPYFLFTGVLVKKIFDITAQQQAQFPATDIVCLPEMGLNPRLFEILRQRELETQLGQVQMNCELCKFRLAALGDGSASHQDHGHGHGHGHGHGHDHSHGHGHDHGHNHGDGHGHGHNHGEAMVDPYAEPAQYHDRIWQVP
- a CDS encoding Npun_F0296 family exosortase-dependent surface protein translates to MEALNVFTKTTLAVSAAAAALAFAPSAEAFTVSGSGGIQGTYLGNSCPAAGCTDFATAGYTVSGGAVGTKNAYGTNALKPGSNSGFEDLVSSYNITSANKKPGGTANTAINISGLSNAFSFYWGSVDTHNVVEFLSTGSVVGTITGFSLADALGWEQTPNNAGDYAKDALLSFSGGTFDAVRLSVDTNAPTPLGYAAGQNGVAFESAATAVPEPGGTLLMLGGSLFMASQLKRRQAAQ
- a CDS encoding tetratricopeptide repeat protein — protein: MINLRTPYWFAALLSFTLSGGLLGGSVGSGYGGLAPSLAGSLPPAADRPLAQAPPNAGSAWLDRGIQHITQGQLEPAIAAFQQAIALDPSLTPAHYNLGLAYRQTGQLQPAINAFYQATLTDPTFALASSNLGAALLEGGNLEQAAYFLQKAIGLEPNLAIAHYNLGLVQQQQGQWPGAIRSLQQAIRLSPKAPEPFYQLGLSYQQQGQTLEALRAFQQAIALNPAYAEAFYGVGSIYYQQGNLPEALSAFLRSTQLDPTYAHAYAGGGLVFMAQGRYGDAVTLFQYAQDLYQQQGHSTWETWARQQGQQARSLAQQG
- the ndk gene encoding nucleoside-diphosphate kinase, which codes for MERTFIAIKPDGVQRKLVAEVIRRFETKGFTLVGLKLMQVSRELAEQHYDVHREKPFFAGLVDFIISAPLVAMVWEGEGVVASARTIIGATNPLTAAPGTIRGDLGVSIGRNLIHGSDAVETAQREIALWFKEEELVSWSPSLTDWLYE